The Thunnus maccoyii chromosome 12, fThuMac1.1, whole genome shotgun sequence genomic interval TGCAAGGCAGTCACATGACTCATTGCTCCACTGTGCTCCCCatttatcaattaaaatgtgtgaAGCTCCTCTACAGCAGCCATAATTTATAATTCACACACATCACACGCAGTAGGATGACTGGTCAAACATGTGAGTGAACACTGATGACACCATAACATTCATTGTCCATGTCATTGTCATCCTCTCATTGTCCTACTGCTTTGTAAAGTCTCATTGTCAACGTCGCTCAACCGCCCCAAACTGGTCGAAAGTCGAAATCtgcgactgtgtgtgtgttggtcatgcacaagtgtgtgtgtgtgtgagagagagagagacagaaagatctATCCTGAAACAGATACCACATAACAGAGCTCTCCATTCTCTCATCTCATCCTCATATCCAATGGCATGTCTCGAAATAACTCATAAACACCTCTGGCTGTGAGTTAAATCAGAGGCAATAAAAGTGTTGAGGAATGCAGCACATGTTGGTAAAGGTGCAAGTTAGTACACAGGAATTTCAAACTGTATTAGAGGCTAATCTGGGAGAAACCTGTCTTTGTCACATATAGGGTTACGCGTCCCTATGAGAATGTGATCTATGTCAAGCATGCTCTTCATGGCAAGAAGAGAACAAGAGAGCAGGCCACCCGAGAAAGTTGAACCCAAAAGAATGCAGCTCTGGTATTCATTAATGAAGTGCACTCTTCTCTGTGCTGGAGCGAGAGGACAGGAATGAGGAGATGAGGCGACAATGTGAGACAGAAGTGAGAgtgaaacaggaagaaacaatTCACAACATTTACCAGAGAAAAAATAGGATTTTTGAACACTTACTAGCATGCTtgtgatattatatatatatttatgtatctgtaaacagaaaatatcCACATATTTGTCAGtaggaaatataaataaaacaattcacaAGCCAGGAAACCAGTTAATGTATATTAGaatattttattgctttatgAAATGTTGCATGAATTCAACTGTAAAAACCTTCATATTGTTTGAAGTTCACAGAAATGTCCGTTTGAAGTCAACACTCGGTTGGTTGTGTACAGCTTGACATGACCGTGATTGTCGGCACATAACTtacaacaaacatacataaactCTTTGGCGTCCTGCTCAAAGCACTATaatatctaaaataataataataataataatacaaacatctgtataaaatatataataataataataataataataataataaacctgTTTGTTAGTTCAAAGCTCACAGTAAACAAAACCAACATGGTGTAGTTTTCAATTTTTATCCCCAGTGGTGACCAAACCAGCAGAATCACCACATcaggaaaaacactcacacactgtaatcacacatgcaaacatacttaaagaaggaaaatcagaaatcagaaaaaaaacagatgatgaaATCAACACCATGATGCAACACCCTcacaaaaattacaaacaacACCAGGTCTGTGTcagtttggcaaaaaaaaaaaaaaaataccaaattgtcttttatatatatatatatataatgcatCTCACTGCTGATATACCTCTAAACCTTTGCAGAGCCAGCTGCTAGGGTTTGAGGAATATGGACAGTGAGAGCATTTAAACAGTGTTTCATGTGTTATAAGCTTAAATTATTGAGCAAAGGGATGTCTTCCAAACAGATAAGATCCATGTGATGGGAATGAGGTTACTCAGGTTAAGTCCACATTTttcggagagagagagagacagagagagaagggggaatGCAGGTCAGATAGCCTTGTATTGAATATTTATCTAGAAGAGCATGAGGCTTAAGTTAATATTTGGGGAATGTGGAAACCAGACAAGATAAATATGTAGCTTTTTAATCCACTGGGTTGGAAAAGGAGATAAAAGAAGGGGGGGGAAAAAGCAgcaattatatatatttatatataaatattttggCATACACTCTCTGAGAACGTGTTGCCCTATTACAATCCACAATACTGTCCAAGTACCTCAGAAGAttcatcttttctctcccagCTGGGCACACTGCCTGCAGCTGTCCAGCTTAGTGAGAGTAAGTGAGTCGGAGCACAGCTCTGtctctaaaatgtgaaaacagtcctttttttttttttcttgtgcgTCGGCCTCTTTCCGCAACATTCTTGCCTCACGCATCCAGTATTTTCTTCCATTCTGTATTCAAAGACTTGCGCTCTTCACAGATTCTTTCGAAAAATACACCTCTCAGTTCTTTAAATGAAGATTTCCACAGCCTCTGACTCCAACTCATCCAGACCTCTGAAGGGGTTTAATAGCAACTTCTTAGGCGCTGCCTtgtctggggaaaaaaaaaggacagtaGAGAGGatgaataattatataattattggTGGAAAAATGTCCTAGATTCAGCTCAGCTATCAACGACTAAAGGTTAACAAAGATTTTCCACATTCAAACAGACCACTCTGGTAAATGTGCTCAGTCAACAGATCCACATAATTTCCTAACCATGCACATTCCACAAGGCCCACATTATGAAACGTGACCCGGACAGATGGTATCTGATTGGCTGGTTAAGTCGCAGCATGGTTAATCAATGTGAACATCCATGAAACTCCTTTCATGTAGAGAGAGAAGTGTacttatatactgtgtgtgtgtattatgcaGGCGTGTTTACTCATGCAATGCCTGAAATATGTGTGCATATCATTTATCACCCCTGTTTTTATACTGGCAGCATTACTGGATTATCAGCCCTcgtaaacaaacacactcatgcatATTTGATAGATTACTCACCACTGTTGAGCTTAGTTACGCTGGCGGCCTCTTTGGCTTTCGTTCCCCCCACCTGCCGTTCTAGCGTTCCAGGTTCGGACTGAGCGGAAAACTGACAGTTTGGCAAAGTCTGATCATCTGAAAGACTCTTCCCTGCAAGATAACATCACAAAAATGCCAATATCTGTCAGAACTTTCAACTCCTTTTcattaaaaagattttattaACAGAAAACCTGTTGGCACTTCTTAATCcttacagactgtgtgtgtgtgtgtgtgtttgatggtgTAATATAAGAAGTACAGTAGGCTGCTTTGCCTTAGCACCACCCCACATTAATGTTTAAACACAAGGCAACATTAGGCTCCTCACCTCTACTCTTGGTGGTGCTGCCGAGGGTGCAGATGGAGGGAGTGGAGGAGGCGAGTCGGAGAGGCGTCCCCGCCGTATTCAAGAGGTTTGTGCGGGTACTTTGCTCGACCTCCCGCCCTTGGTCCTGGTGCAGCCTCTGGTTGAGGATCTTGATTACAGCATCCTTTTCCAAGATCTGAGCGTAAAGAGCACGGATCCTGATacagaacagaaacatgaaaaaacatgtcagaaaacagataacctaataaaaaaaaaaaagaaaaattctgtCATGATTTGTTAAGGTAATTCTTTGAGTGAAATTATAGGTACGCACCTGTTCTCCATCTCTTGATTCCTGTAATCAGCAACTGGCAGGTCCTCGTTGAAACTGTTGTTAGAGGAGTGGCAGGGTGAGTGATTAATGATGGTGGTGTCTCTGTAAAGGTTGAGAGATTGAAGTTTAGCTCAAAGTCaaatgagctgaaaaaaaagtgtgtgcaAAAGATTTCCTAACAAGCCAGTGATTCTTACCTCTGAGCAGCGGCGGTGGCAGCCACCTCCATGGCAAACTGCCTCATGGTGCTCTCCTCCAGGTATTTCTGCTCCCAGCGCACCATGTCGGCCTCGAGGGCCAAGATACGCTCCTCGCGCTCATGGAGACGCTCTTGGAGGGAGCTCATTGTCACTCCTGGTGGCTGGGACTGCCTCTGTGGTGGGGGGAAAGCGGAATGAATTACCAAAACAACTTAAATGATAAAGTGCAGAAATTTGAAATTCATATATTGTAGTAGCATCAGGTTTTTGGGGTTTACCTGTTGCGCCCTCAAACTCCTCAGCTCCTGCTCTAGCCGTGTCCTCAGCTTCATCTCCAGGCTCTCCCTCTTCTCACAAGTGGACTGTAGCTGAGCCAGGGCACTCTGAAGCCGCTCCACCTTCTCTACGTAAgccctcttcctcctcaacTCCTCCTCGAGCTGGCGGCCGCGTCCGCGAGCCGTCTCTAGGGCCTCCTCCAGTCTCTTTGCTCTGAGGCTCTGCTCCTCCGCCGTGGCCCTCAGTCTCTCCACCTCGCGCTCTACACGCTCCCGCTCAAAGTTCTGCTCCTCatctgaaacaaagaaaaagtaaaggtTGCCAGGGTAAGTGCATGTTTAATGGATGTGGATTAGAGTTATGGGTTTAGTTTAAAAGTTTGACACCTGCTAtgagatgaaatatgaaatcATTCCAAATCTGCCCGGggttttttctaaataaaaaagtgaaaatatctATGAACATCACTCCAAAGATTCCCCCTTCTGAGTGAAACCCCAGTAATAAGTACCAGAGTTCCTACATGGTGGCCAGTGTTCTTCATTTAGCGAAGCACTCATGGAATgctgagaggagaaaggaggaggaggaaggggagagaAAGCCGCCCTATCCCTTTGACCCACATAGCAAAGCATTCCTCATCAAGGCCATACAAACACCACAGCTCTGCTTGAGTCCAGTTCCTTAAACAGACAACATAAATCACACTAACAACAGGTGGGGGAAGCTGATTTCCACCActtccactgctgctctgtGATTTAGAGCCCGTTTAATTTCCCGTCCTCTTCCCTTGCAAAGAGGTGCGTGGATTGAATTCCCTATTATTAAGCCTTCTTACCAAATAAGCTGAGGTTATGCAAGTGAAATTCCTGCATGCAGGATGCCCTTAGCTACAAAAGGGCCCCATGCTATGCTACGATCCAATCCAATCAAGCATGTTGATTGCGAAGGAGGATGTAACGCAGAGCAGTGGAGAGGAGTCATACTCACTTTGTTCAAGGAGTTTCGCCATGATGTGCTGGTTATGGTCGGCAGCCTGTACTTCTTTTGCGACATGTGTTCTGGCATTTTCCAGGTTTTCTGCAATGCAACAAAAATTTTAAATTAGACTATGTTTCAAAGCATTTGGTATTCTGGCTGTAGTCTTGTGGCAGTAGTCTGTACCTCTAAGGTCTCTGTTGAAATCCTGCAGCCTCCTGACCTCAGCTACCAGCCTCTTCCTCAGCGTCTGTTCCAGATTCTCTCTCTTGCTGCTGCCCTGCATCAGTGTCTCGTAGGCCTCCGAAATACGCTGGATCTCCTGCTCCAActgaaaggagaagagagggagagaaggtgGGGgatgatgagaggagaggaagaagggacagagatggagaaggaAAATTTTTGGTTAACCTACTTTACATGCCAGGGAGGAGCTGGAATGTTGATTCATGTTGTTACAGTACATAGATATACATATGGGTACATATACAattgtgtatatacagtacactcagtcagtgtgtgtgtatgtgtgtgtgtggggagtaTAATTCTGAGAAGGAATTCAAGCCCGCACCACTCCCTGTGAGACTGATTTATATCTACATTCCTGAGGGCTGATAGCTCTCGTTCCAGGTGTGAGCGCACAAGTGTGCAGGCAAGAGCCGCACACGCACACAACACATTGCGAAGCACAACTtataacatgcacacaaaaggcTCACACACAGAGGTCTGGGAAAGCTGCCAGTGGAGGGAAGGTGTGCATGCCTGTGCCTGGGTTGTGGAAACGGCAAAGAGACACCCACCATTACAGCAGTCACACAGGCATGTTTACTCAGGGCTGCGGCCTGATGGAGAAAACTTTCCAACCCCGGCAATTATCATTCTTTTAGGCTGAGACAAGGCAAGAACCATGTGACATAactccagcagagagcaggagtgGATTTTACAAAGATTGGCTGAGGTGTCAAATGTCTCTGAAGTTGTTTCCACCatgttaaacaagaaaata includes:
- the LOC121909230 gene encoding angiomotin-like 2a isoform X1, with amino-acid sequence MSSTEEPSGTVLHRLIQEQLRYGNPTDTRTLLAIQQQALRGGSGSNSGPSSGGDMGRSPRSSLESLTQEDPPLPQLSARQEPQGQEHQGDYHHSESGYQLYQLHGEELPTYEQAKVHSQYLASHWAPASPIRQLHEGKLLHEGAFHKEADLMELKCSHVRSLSEHRMQISLERNDTAAKAEAIKSTSHSYPELPYYMPQGLQSTGQSQDKRSPPPEYSAPIQGQGFIPHQVQEPVQAQQHRYIQSGQPADVPCYNTFTSLPPAGLEEPNQVELLLMENERLRQELEAHREKTSRIQKLEQEIQRISEAYETLMQGSSKRENLEQTLRKRLVAEVRRLQDFNRDLRENLENARTHVAKEVQAADHNQHIMAKLLEQNEEQNFERERVEREVERLRATAEEQSLRAKRLEEALETARGRGRQLEEELRRKRAYVEKVERLQSALAQLQSTCEKRESLEMKLRTRLEQELRSLRAQQRQSQPPGVTMSSLQERLHEREERILALEADMVRWEQKYLEESTMRQFAMEVAATAAAQRDTTIINHSPCHSSNNSFNEDLPVADYRNQEMENRIRALYAQILEKDAVIKILNQRLHQDQGREVEQSTRTNLLNTAGTPLRLASSTPSICTLGSTTKSRGKSLSDDQTLPNCQFSAQSEPGTLERQVGGTKAKEAASVTKLNSDKAAPKKLLLNPFRGLDELESEAVEIFI
- the LOC121909230 gene encoding angiomotin-like 2a isoform X2, whose protein sequence is MSSTEEPSGTVLHRLIQEQLRYGNPTDTRTLLAIQQQALRGGSGSNSGPSSGGDMGRSPRSSLESLTQEDPPLPQLSARQEPQGQEHQGDYHHSESGYQLYQLHGEELPTYEQAKVHSQYLASHWAPASPIRQLHEGKLLHEGAFHKEADLMELKCSHVRSLSEHRMQISLERNDTAAKAEAIKSTSHSYPELPYYMPQGLQSTGQSQDKRSPPPEYSAPIQGQGFIPHQVQEPVQAQQHRYIQSGQPADVPCYNTFTSLPPAGLEEPNQVELLLMENERLRQELEAHREKTSRIQKLEQEIQRISEAYETLMQGSSKRENLEQTLRKRLVAEVRRLQDFNRDLRENLENARTHVAKEVQAADHNQHIMAKLLEQNEEQNFERERVEREVERLRATAEEQSLRAKRLEEALETARGRGRQLEEELRRKRAYVEKVERLQSALAQLQSTCEKRESLEMKLRTRLEQELRSLRAQQRQSQPPGVTMSSLQERLHEREERILALEADMVRWEQKYLEESTMRQFAMEVAATAAAQSFNEDLPVADYRNQEMENRIRALYAQILEKDAVIKILNQRLHQDQGREVEQSTRTNLLNTAGTPLRLASSTPSICTLGSTTKSRGKSLSDDQTLPNCQFSAQSEPGTLERQVGGTKAKEAASVTKLNSDKAAPKKLLLNPFRGLDELESEAVEIFI